In Bacteroidota bacterium, the genomic stretch TGAATTTGTTTTTCATTGATAATTCTTGTTCTTTGACATGCAAACTATAAATAGGTTTAAAAACTATCAGTAATAATCTTTTCAATTTTCTTTACTGCATGATGATAACTGGCTTTTAAGGCTCCTTTTGAGGTTCCTGTTATATCAGCTATTTGTTCATATGTTAATTCTTC encodes the following:
- a CDS encoding RNA polymerase subunit sigma-70, coding for EELTYEQIADITGTSKGALKASYHHAVKKIEKIITDSF